A single genomic interval of Terriglobus albidus harbors:
- a CDS encoding sensor histidine kinase yields MDSEHQPASGPTIQRIPLQRSKKRLGFESRLRVLFWIFGAPGLVLCWWLLYANAVDGIVTVILLTFYLLLWAFLTSIAMEQITRPLQTLTNVVAALREDDYSFRARGARREDAIGDLAIEINALANMLQSQRAGALEAIALVERVVDSMHSPVMAFDPEGRLKLLNTAAEHVFGLKIRTALGHTARELGLERFAGAADEDLLTMDTGAQPGRWMVKRTGFRLHGIPHQLLVLADVSSALREEERLAWKRLIRVLGHEINNSLTPIKSIAASLRGQLRPGISATDLEDFDRGLEIIENRSESLNRFLQAYRQLMGLPAPRLAPVEINSLILRVAKLETRLRVRVIDGEECVIQADADQLQQALINLVRNATEAALGPDAENATSASVSITWRRVDDEVTISILDNGPGLSNASNLFVPFYTTKPTGTGIGLVLAQQIAEGHAGAVRLANRTDGVTGCVAEVRLPAGTAERSFPQMAVNSANKS; encoded by the coding sequence ATGGACTCTGAGCACCAGCCCGCAAGCGGACCAACGATACAACGCATTCCGTTGCAGCGCTCGAAGAAACGGTTGGGCTTTGAGTCGCGCCTGCGGGTGCTCTTCTGGATCTTCGGAGCTCCCGGCCTGGTTCTCTGTTGGTGGCTGCTGTACGCCAATGCCGTCGATGGGATTGTGACGGTGATCCTGCTCACCTTCTATCTACTGCTCTGGGCCTTTCTCACCTCCATCGCGATGGAGCAGATCACGCGGCCCCTGCAAACCCTTACCAACGTGGTAGCAGCGTTACGAGAAGATGATTATTCGTTCCGCGCGCGAGGTGCACGGCGCGAGGATGCGATCGGCGACCTTGCGATCGAGATCAATGCCCTGGCCAATATGTTGCAGTCGCAGAGGGCCGGCGCTCTGGAGGCGATTGCGCTTGTCGAGCGTGTCGTCGATTCCATGCACTCACCAGTCATGGCCTTCGATCCTGAGGGACGTTTGAAGCTGCTGAATACGGCGGCAGAACACGTCTTCGGCCTGAAGATACGCACGGCCCTCGGACACACCGCCCGAGAGCTTGGCCTGGAACGCTTTGCCGGCGCTGCCGATGAAGATCTGCTGACGATGGATACCGGAGCCCAGCCCGGCCGATGGATGGTGAAGCGCACCGGCTTTCGTCTTCACGGCATTCCCCATCAACTGCTGGTGCTGGCAGACGTCAGTTCGGCGTTAAGAGAAGAAGAGCGGCTGGCATGGAAACGGCTTATCCGCGTGCTCGGCCATGAGATCAACAACTCTCTCACGCCAATCAAGTCCATCGCCGCCAGTTTGCGCGGACAGTTGCGGCCGGGCATCAGCGCTACGGACCTGGAAGACTTCGATCGCGGCCTGGAGATCATTGAAAACCGCTCCGAGTCGCTCAATCGTTTTCTCCAGGCCTACCGGCAGCTCATGGGCTTGCCCGCTCCTCGGCTTGCTCCGGTGGAGATAAATAGCCTGATTCTGAGAGTCGCCAAGCTGGAAACCCGCCTTCGCGTACGTGTGATCGATGGCGAAGAGTGCGTCATCCAAGCCGACGCCGACCAGTTGCAGCAGGCCCTGATCAATCTTGTGCGTAACGCAACCGAGGCCGCTTTAGGTCCGGATGCAGAGAATGCAACCTCCGCAAGCGTATCGATCACATGGCGGCGAGTTGACGATGAAGTCACCATCTCCATCCTCGATAACGGTCCGGGGCTGAGCAATGCGAGCAACCTGTTTGTGCCCTTTTACACCACTAAACCTACCGGGACAGGCATCGGCCTGGTACTCGCGCAGCAGATCGCCGAAGGACATGCAGGAGCGGTACGGCTGGCGAACCGTACTGACGGAGTGACAGGCTGCGTCGCTGAGGTGCGGCTGCCCGCGGGTACAGCCGAACGATCATTCCCTCAGATGGCTGTGAACAGCGCAAATAAGTCCTAG
- a CDS encoding sigma-54-dependent transcriptional regulator: protein MAEAVMVSDAKGSDRKPAGKLLVADDQPHILEAIRLLLKPEGYDLELVRTPALTLEAIAHEEFDGVLIDLNYERDTTSGQEGLELVARIKEIDAQLPVIVMTAWGNIDLAVEAMRRGASDFIQKPWENARLLSVLRTQTELYRSQRRMQRLEAENRLLRTSGAPDFIASAPAMRGVVEMMARIGPSDANVLITGEHGTGKEVVAQTLHRLSTRSDRAIVAVNTGALPEGTFESELFGHVKGAFTDARTDRIGRFELASGGTLFLDEIANIPVRQQAKLLRVLETGEMERVGSSRTQKVNVRMLSATNADLRAECEAGRFREDLLFRLNTVEISLPPLRDRREDIPALAAHFLAKYATRYRRQLEGFEANALQQMLQYGWPGNVRELDHTVERAVLMARGTRIEASNLGLQAQHRSSASQSLDDMSLEAVEAILIRKALARANGNVSHAADALGLSRGALYRRIEKYGL from the coding sequence ATGGCAGAGGCTGTGATGGTTTCAGATGCGAAGGGATCGGATCGAAAGCCGGCCGGCAAACTACTTGTCGCCGATGATCAGCCGCATATTCTCGAGGCCATTCGCCTGCTGCTCAAACCCGAAGGCTACGATCTGGAGCTGGTTCGGACGCCGGCACTGACACTGGAAGCGATTGCGCATGAGGAGTTCGATGGCGTCCTCATCGATCTGAACTACGAGCGTGACACCACCTCCGGCCAGGAAGGATTGGAACTGGTTGCCCGCATCAAAGAGATCGACGCTCAGCTTCCGGTCATCGTCATGACGGCATGGGGAAACATCGACCTTGCCGTGGAAGCCATGCGCCGGGGAGCCAGCGACTTTATTCAGAAGCCCTGGGAGAACGCCCGTCTGCTGAGCGTTCTCCGCACGCAGACAGAGCTCTACCGCAGCCAGCGGCGTATGCAGCGGCTCGAGGCAGAAAACCGCCTTCTTCGCACCTCAGGCGCCCCGGACTTCATCGCTTCGGCGCCAGCCATGCGCGGTGTGGTCGAGATGATGGCACGCATCGGCCCCTCCGACGCCAATGTGCTGATCACCGGCGAACACGGCACTGGCAAGGAAGTCGTCGCCCAGACATTGCATCGCCTCTCAACTCGCTCCGATCGCGCGATAGTCGCCGTCAATACGGGCGCGCTTCCCGAAGGCACCTTCGAAAGTGAGTTGTTCGGCCACGTGAAAGGCGCCTTCACCGATGCCCGTACCGACCGTATCGGACGGTTTGAGCTGGCCAGCGGCGGAACGCTCTTCCTGGACGAGATCGCCAATATCCCCGTCCGCCAGCAGGCCAAACTTCTGCGCGTGCTTGAGACTGGAGAGATGGAGCGCGTTGGATCGTCACGCACCCAGAAGGTGAACGTACGTATGCTGTCGGCGACCAATGCCGACCTGCGAGCCGAATGCGAAGCCGGCCGATTCCGCGAAGACCTGCTCTTCCGGCTGAATACCGTCGAGATCTCCCTTCCCCCACTGCGGGATCGCCGCGAGGATATTCCCGCACTGGCGGCCCACTTCCTCGCAAAGTACGCTACGCGCTATCGCCGCCAGCTTGAGGGCTTCGAAGCCAATGCACTGCAGCAAATGCTGCAATACGGCTGGCCCGGCAATGTCCGGGAGCTGGACCATACGGTGGAACGCGCGGTTCTGATGGCAAGAGGAACGCGGATTGAAGCTTCAAACCTTGGTCTGCAGGCGCAGCACCGCAGCTCTGCTTCGCAGAGCCTAGACGATATGAGCCTTGAAGCGGTTGAGGCTATTCTTATTCGGAAGGCGCTTGCCCGTGCGAACGGGAATGTGAGCCACGCAGCAGATGCCCTGGGCCTAAGCCGCGGAGCGCTCTATCGCCGTATCGAAAAGTATGGACTCTGA
- a CDS encoding ABC transporter permease encodes MTTFAQDLRYALRQLKKTPAFTVTVLLTLALGIGANAAIFTLVNSILLRSLPAADPSALVRGGAINDCCVGSGWRNDGDYSLFSTEAYEEMKKGSPEFVELAAIQAGFTFRPVTVRGDDPGALPKSVMGEYVSGNYFRTFGLRPYAGRLFTDADDTKGAPMTAVISYAAWQRDFNGNPDIVGKTFWVNTKPVAIIGIAPKGFYGDRLVATPPDYYLPIETMPSIMNVPYVHDPNTNWLYIVGRVKPGTAPLPLQEKLSAQLRQALLKTRINFTSEAGKTKLARSHVTLTPAGNGIMWMQEAYGAHLHLLTWTAALVLLVACANVANLLLVRGMARKVEMSVRAAMGAGRDRLIRQLLTESILLSGIGGLLGLVVAYGGTRALLALAFPGEHGVPIEAAPSTAVIAFSIGLSVLTGLLFGLAPAFVASRAEPADVLRSGSRTTTGGTSKLQKVLVITQAALSFVLLVGAGLFAQSLRKLENTDMKLETRNRYIVHINPQAAGYKQTQLEALYREMEDRFHAIPGIQKVGITSYTPMEDNNNGWGWNAEGLLNVSHGASVIRVSPEYFDSVGTKLLAGRNIGIGDTPTAPRVAVVNQSFAKKFFGDTNPIGRRIGTAESHSGDYEIVGVVQDTTYTTVRWTDHLMVFLPTLQRVATDGPIEDDLNLYAGALVLQTDRPIHEMETIARRTLAAINPNLTVVKFQTFDEQIADRFTEERLLSRLTMMFGGLALLLAAIGLYGVTAYTVVRRTNEIGIRMALGADRGGVMAMILRGAILQVIIGLAIGVPATLVCVRFVRSQLYQVTGVDPGVLLGALAVLGLAACVAGLVPARRAASINPVEALRIE; translated from the coding sequence ATGACCACCTTTGCTCAGGATCTTCGCTATGCCTTGCGGCAGTTAAAGAAAACGCCTGCGTTTACGGTGACCGTGCTGCTCACTCTGGCGTTGGGAATTGGAGCGAATGCGGCGATCTTCACCCTGGTCAACAGCATTCTGCTTCGCAGCCTTCCTGCGGCCGATCCGTCGGCATTGGTGCGTGGCGGAGCCATAAACGACTGCTGTGTGGGTTCCGGCTGGCGCAACGACGGCGACTATTCGCTCTTTTCAACAGAAGCCTACGAAGAGATGAAGAAAGGCTCCCCGGAGTTTGTGGAACTGGCGGCTATCCAGGCGGGCTTCACCTTCCGTCCTGTTACCGTGCGCGGTGACGACCCCGGCGCTCTGCCGAAATCGGTCATGGGTGAGTATGTCTCCGGTAATTACTTCCGCACCTTCGGATTGCGCCCCTATGCCGGGCGCTTGTTTACCGATGCGGATGATACGAAGGGCGCACCGATGACGGCGGTAATCAGCTATGCCGCATGGCAGCGGGACTTCAATGGAAATCCGGACATCGTGGGCAAAACATTTTGGGTGAATACCAAGCCGGTTGCCATTATCGGCATTGCACCGAAAGGATTCTACGGAGACCGCCTCGTCGCCACCCCTCCGGACTACTACCTGCCGATCGAGACCATGCCCTCGATCATGAACGTACCCTACGTGCACGACCCGAACACGAACTGGCTGTATATCGTGGGCAGGGTAAAACCAGGAACAGCACCTCTTCCGTTACAGGAGAAATTGAGCGCACAGCTGCGGCAAGCGTTACTCAAGACACGCATCAACTTTACCTCTGAGGCCGGTAAGACAAAGCTCGCGCGTTCCCATGTGACCCTCACACCCGCAGGCAATGGCATTATGTGGATGCAGGAAGCCTACGGCGCTCATCTCCACCTGCTGACCTGGACCGCGGCACTTGTGCTTCTGGTGGCGTGCGCGAATGTTGCGAATCTGCTGCTGGTGCGCGGTATGGCGCGGAAGGTCGAGATGTCCGTACGCGCGGCCATGGGCGCAGGACGCGATCGTCTGATCCGGCAGCTATTGACGGAAAGTATCTTGCTCTCCGGGATCGGTGGCCTTCTCGGCCTGGTAGTGGCATACGGCGGAACGCGGGCTTTGCTGGCGCTCGCGTTTCCAGGCGAACACGGCGTGCCGATTGAAGCTGCTCCTTCCACCGCGGTCATCGCATTTTCCATCGGACTCAGTGTACTGACCGGGCTATTGTTCGGCCTGGCTCCGGCATTTGTCGCGTCGAGGGCTGAGCCGGCGGATGTGCTGCGGAGCGGTTCCAGGACAACAACCGGCGGAACTTCAAAATTGCAGAAGGTGCTGGTGATCACACAGGCCGCCCTTTCGTTTGTGCTTCTGGTCGGCGCAGGACTCTTCGCACAAAGTCTGCGCAAGCTCGAGAACACCGACATGAAACTGGAAACACGGAACCGCTATATCGTCCACATCAACCCGCAGGCTGCCGGCTACAAGCAGACACAGCTTGAGGCCTTATATCGCGAGATGGAGGACAGGTTCCACGCGATTCCTGGGATACAGAAAGTTGGCATTACAAGCTATACACCGATGGAAGACAACAACAACGGCTGGGGTTGGAACGCGGAAGGCTTGCTGAATGTTAGCCACGGCGCCTCGGTAATACGTGTCAGTCCGGAGTACTTCGACTCAGTCGGAACCAAGCTGTTGGCCGGGCGAAACATCGGCATCGGTGACACGCCGACCGCCCCCAGAGTTGCCGTGGTAAACCAGTCATTCGCGAAGAAGTTCTTCGGAGACACCAACCCGATCGGCCGACGCATTGGCACAGCCGAATCGCACTCAGGCGATTATGAGATCGTCGGTGTGGTGCAGGATACGACCTACACCACGGTGCGATGGACAGACCATCTGATGGTCTTTCTTCCAACCCTGCAACGGGTAGCAACGGATGGTCCCATTGAGGACGACCTCAATCTCTATGCCGGGGCACTGGTACTGCAGACCGACCGGCCCATCCATGAGATGGAGACGATTGCGAGACGCACTCTCGCCGCTATCAATCCGAACCTCACCGTGGTAAAGTTCCAGACCTTTGACGAACAGATCGCTGACCGCTTCACCGAGGAGAGGCTGCTCTCGCGGTTGACCATGATGTTTGGCGGACTGGCATTGTTACTGGCGGCGATCGGGCTGTATGGCGTAACGGCATACACGGTCGTACGCAGGACGAATGAGATCGGTATCCGCATGGCTCTGGGCGCCGACAGAGGTGGCGTGATGGCGATGATTCTGCGCGGCGCCATCCTGCAGGTGATCATCGGCCTGGCCATCGGCGTTCCGGCCACACTGGTGTGCGTGCGTTTCGTTCGTTCGCAGCTCTACCAGGTCACAGGTGTGGACCCCGGCGTCCTGCTGGGAGCGCTCGCGGTGCTTGGCCTGGCGGCCTGCGTCGCAGGCCTGGTTCCGGCAAGACGTGCGGCGTCAATCAATCCTGTCGAGGCTCTGAGGATTGAATAA
- a CDS encoding alginate lyase family protein has translation MRITPIGRPMALAFAIACAVAFASTIATAQTWVHPGIVVSPQQLLATRTAYQNGNATVGSQVNKAMASAYGSTTYTVQGYYPGGISQCGSNSNPNHGCQAADNDSNAAYVQALLWYITGNQTYANNAMNIMNAWASFQGYAGTNGLSCPSGTDCSNGPLQSGWDAEKWPRAAEILYYGRTSSGASSGWSSTSFTNFKNMLINVYQPVIQNGSGVNGNWDMSMIDGTMQIAVLTENRSLLNQARTMWLGRVPDLFYLNAIDGSSHAASPRGNPSWFGQSIFNSSTENVNQETCRDLTHTEDSISSTMMAAETDWIQGGELYTDTSNSTETGAQVKAEDRIVGALNLIAGLEAQNPGQNNIITAPFDFCTSSGGVGINQIKLGYGATYVIGYNAYHNRLNVAAMQNQHGTSGQHGTANTYNWIQNNGLNLAQDTDHGNHMTLFEALTHSAEVCTQANNSSWNNIAYIAQTGSPTVKFNATPSQNNANTVVGLSSGTPAAYAQLAAIVRFNPSGFIDAYNGNVGGYAAVNSIPYTGGTKYSFWMVLNIPNQTYDAYVTPDGGSQVQIASGYKFRLTDTTLDHAILHAEVGTDNVCSFNLPLGGNFPQ, from the coding sequence ATGAGAATCACTCCCATCGGCAGGCCTATGGCTCTGGCCTTCGCCATCGCTTGCGCCGTCGCTTTTGCCAGTACCATTGCCACTGCCCAGACATGGGTTCATCCGGGTATCGTCGTAAGCCCACAACAGCTGCTTGCCACCCGCACTGCTTATCAGAACGGAAACGCCACAGTTGGCAGTCAGGTCAATAAAGCCATGGCCTCCGCTTACGGGTCCACCACCTACACCGTCCAGGGTTATTACCCTGGAGGCATCAGCCAGTGCGGATCAAACTCCAACCCCAACCATGGCTGCCAGGCTGCCGATAATGATTCCAATGCGGCCTATGTCCAGGCGTTGCTCTGGTACATCACCGGTAACCAGACATACGCCAACAATGCAATGAACATCATGAACGCCTGGGCAAGCTTTCAGGGCTATGCCGGAACCAACGGTCTTTCCTGCCCGAGTGGCACCGACTGCTCCAACGGCCCGTTACAGTCCGGCTGGGACGCCGAGAAGTGGCCACGCGCAGCGGAGATCCTCTACTACGGCCGCACCTCCTCAGGCGCCAGTTCCGGATGGTCCAGCACCAGCTTCACCAACTTCAAGAACATGCTGATCAATGTCTATCAACCCGTTATCCAGAATGGCTCGGGAGTCAATGGGAACTGGGACATGAGTATGATCGACGGCACCATGCAGATCGCCGTCTTGACCGAGAACCGCTCACTGCTTAATCAGGCACGCACTATGTGGCTGGGCAGGGTTCCTGATCTCTTCTATCTCAATGCGATCGACGGCTCCAGTCATGCAGCTTCGCCACGCGGCAATCCAAGCTGGTTCGGCCAAAGCATCTTCAACTCTTCCACGGAGAACGTAAATCAGGAGACCTGCCGGGACCTTACACATACCGAAGACAGCATCTCCTCAACGATGATGGCCGCGGAGACCGATTGGATCCAGGGCGGCGAGCTCTACACCGACACAAGCAACTCCACAGAGACCGGAGCGCAGGTCAAAGCGGAAGACCGGATCGTCGGCGCGCTGAACCTTATCGCAGGCCTCGAAGCCCAGAACCCTGGCCAGAACAATATCATCACCGCGCCCTTCGACTTCTGCACCAGCTCCGGCGGAGTTGGTATCAACCAGATCAAGCTGGGTTACGGCGCTACGTATGTCATCGGCTACAACGCCTACCATAACCGCCTGAATGTCGCCGCTATGCAAAACCAGCACGGCACAAGCGGCCAGCACGGCACCGCGAATACCTATAACTGGATCCAGAACAACGGCCTAAACCTTGCCCAGGATACCGACCACGGCAATCACATGACCTTGTTCGAGGCGCTGACGCACTCGGCAGAGGTCTGTACACAGGCAAACAACTCATCCTGGAACAACATCGCGTATATTGCGCAGACCGGCTCTCCTACGGTGAAGTTCAACGCAACGCCGTCGCAAAATAACGCCAATACGGTTGTCGGCCTCAGCAGCGGCACACCGGCCGCATATGCACAGCTTGCGGCCATTGTGCGCTTCAATCCCTCTGGCTTCATTGACGCCTACAACGGCAACGTTGGCGGCTATGCGGCCGTAAACTCGATTCCCTACACCGGTGGAACGAAGTACAGCTTCTGGATGGTTCTCAACATTCCCAACCAGACCTACGACGCTTATGTCACGCCCGACGGCGGATCACAGGTGCAGATCGCTTCCGGCTACAAATTCCGGTTGACTGACACCACGCTCGACCACGCCATTTTGCATGCGGAGGTTGGTACGGACAACGTCTGCAGCTTCAATCTTCCCCTGGGAGGCAACTTCCCTCAATAA